The genomic stretch CGGGCAGTTTCATGGCGATAGGTGACCATACCCGGCTTGCCGCCCTTGATCTTGCGCACGTACTTGCGCAGTGTGACGTCGACCAGGACACGCCCCTCCGCCCGCGCTGCGCTGTAGTAGGCAGCCAGTTCCGCTGCCCGCCGGATCACCGCATCCGGCACTGTGCGCCCCTCCGAGCGGATGATCACGTGGGCGCCCGGCACGCCGCGTGCATGCAGCCAGAGGTCTTCCGGGCCGCCTTTGCCAAACGTGACCTGCTCGTTCTGGCGAGCGTTGCGCCCTACCCAGATCGTCAAGCCTTCCGGCGTCTCCACCCGCAGCGGCGCGGGCTTGCCGCCCTGCGGGTGCGCCTGGCGCGGCCCACGCCAGTAGCCGTCGCGCTCCAGCGCATCGCGCACTTCGTCGATCTCCGGCCAGCTTGCCGCCAGCACCAGGTCGGTCTCCAGCTGGCGGAGGAAGGCCAACTCCTGCTCGGCAGCGGCCAGCCGCTCCGGGACATCAGCCAGGGCACGCTTGGCTTTATCATAGCGGGCAAAGTACTGCCTGGCGTTCTCCAGGGCAGAAAGCGCCGGGTCGAGCGCAATAGTGATCGGCGGGCCATCTGGATCGTACTGGGCGGCAAAGGTGGTCGCTCCCGGTGGGATGGTATACTGGTAAGCCAGTAGCAGTTCCCCGGCCTGACGCAGGGCGTCCAGTTCACTCTGGTCCCTAAGCGACCGGCGCATCGCCTCCGCCTTGTGGCTGACCCGCGCTATCGCCTCTTCAAGCTGTTCGCGGACTGGCCGCTTGGCTTCCTCATAGGCTTCCTCGCCGACCGGTGCGCCATAATAGGCCACAAGCGCCTCGCTCATCGACGCCGCCGGTTGCCAGCTATCCCGGTAAGTCAATGGCCTGGGCGCGCAGGCAACAACCCGGCCAGCCTGATCAATAAGACAGCCAGGGTGCCAGTCGCGCTGCAACAGAGGCGCCAGGACATCCTGTAACGCCAGAGCTACTGCCCGCGCGCTGGTATCGCCGGCTCTGGCGTTAGGCTCGCCCGCCGCCCGGAAGATGATCTCCCGCGCCAGCAGTGGGCTGATACCCAGCAACCGTCCCGTCAGCGCCCGCCAGGCCGGCTCGCCGGGATCGGCTTCCAGGCAGTCTTCCAGATCACCCAGAGTCACCATATCGGGCTGAATCCTGCCCGTCTGCCTGGGCGGCGGCACATAATCGCGCCCCGGCAGGCTCACCCGCACCCGGTTCTCTGCCGCCCCTACCCGGCGGATACAGTCCAGAATCACGCCTTCCTGCACCAGCAGGATGTTCGCCCGGCGCTCGATCCCCTCGAAGATCACCTCGCTGACGCCCTCCGGGCTGTCAACATGCAGCGTGAACATGCGTTCCCAGGCCGGCTGGCTGATCGCCTCGATGATCCCGCCTTCGACGTACCGCCGCAGCAACAGGCCAAGCTGGGTGGGGTGTGGCAGGCCACGACGCAGTTTCTCCCCGCTGACCAGCGCATAAGGCCGGGCAGGTGTGGCATCCAGAATCAGGTAGTGCCGTTCGTGGTGGGCGTAAACTTCCAGGCCCACTGCGCTCTCGCTCAAGTCAATGACTTTTTGCACCCGTCCACCGGCAATCCGATCAGTCAGTTCGTCCACCAGGGCGTTGATGGTGAATACGTCGAAGTACATACCTTCTCCCATTCTCCCGTCATGCACGCTTACTATAACGCATCCCGCAAGCTCAGTGGCACGGCGCCGGGCATAATGCTACAATGCGGCCCATGCACAATGGGATTCGAATTGCCATCGGCTCACTTAATCCGGTCAAGCGCGCGGCGGCGCAGGATGTGCTGGCGGAGCTATTCCCCGGCGCCAGCTTCACGGCTGTTGACGCACCTTCCGGTGTCTCCGTGCAGCCCTGGGGTGAGGAAGAAACCCGCACCGGCGCGCTGCACCGGGCGCGCGCCGCCCTAGAACAGACTGGCGCTGACCTTGCCATCGGTTTTGAAGGCGGCCTGATTGAGACCGAATTGGGGCTGATGACCTGCGCCTGGTGCACCGTGATCAGCAGGGATGGGCGGCTTGGCGTCGGCGGCGGTTCGCACATGTTGCTGCCGCCAGCAGTCAGCGAATTACTGGCAACCGGCATGGAACTGGGTTCAGTGATGGATACTCTGACCGGTCAGCGCAACACCAAGCATGACCTGGGGGCGATCGGCATCCTGACCGCCGGTCTGGAATCCCGGCAGAGCGCCTATGCCCATATTCTGCGCTTGGCGCTGGCTCCATTCCTCAGCCCGGCGTACTACAGCAGGGAGCAGTCGTGAGCGAAGCAGCAGTCATTGCCCGCACCGGCAGCCGACCGGTCACCGTCGATACCCTGGTTGAAGACCTTGCCGCTCTGGGCCTCCAGCAGGGCATGGTCGTACTGGTGCATAGCTCCCTCAGCAGTCTGGGCTGGGTTTGTGGCGGGCCGGTAGCCGTCATCCGCGCCCTTGAGACCATCCTGGAGCCAGCAGGAACACTCGTCATGCCGGCTCATTCCGGCGATCTGTCCGATCCAGCGCTGTGGGTCAACCCGCCTGTCCCCCGCGAATGGTGGGAAATGATCCGCCAATCCATGCCAGCCTTTGACCCTGATCTCACGCCAACACGAGGCATGGGCGTGATCGCTGAATGCTTTCGTAAAATGCCTGGTGTGCTGCGTAGTTATCATCCGCAAGTCTCATTTGCCGCGCGTGGTCGGTACGCTGCAATGATCACCGCCAGCCATAGCCTGGCTTACGGCCTGGGCGAAGGATCACCGCTGGCGCGGATCTATGACCTGGATGGCTGGGTGCTGTTGCTGGGTGTCGGCCATGGCAACAACACATCGCTACACCTGGCCGAGTACCGGGCCAGCTACCCCGGCAAGAAGACCATTGTGCAGGGCGCGCCCATCATAGATAACAGCGTGCGTCGCTGGGCGGGGATCCCCGATCTCGATCTGGACTGCGGTGACTTCGAGCAACTGGGAGAAGCCTTTAACGCCACTGGCCAGGTTCGGCAGGGGACGGTGGGCTGTGGCCGGGCCCTGCTCATGCGGCAACGCCCGCTGGTGGACTTCGCTGTCCGGTGGATGGAAGAAAATCGGCAGCCACCGGCAACCGATCAGCAGTAGACAACAGGTATTTGCGCGTGGAGCGCCTGCCCTACGCCGTTTTTGCAGGGGAGCACAGACGATGAAAAAAACTATCAGCGTGATTCTGTTGAGCACCCTCTTCGTCATGGCTGCGTGCACTACCGCGCCGCCCCCAGCAGAGCAAACGGCAGGCACAGGCGCGACGCTGGCGCCAGTGCCCGCCCGGCCTGCCATCCAGCTGAGCAAGGGAGAAACAGTGACGAACGGCCTGGCCGGGGCCTATTGCTGGCTCCAGGCAGCCAATGACATCCGTTGTGAGCCGGACCCGCTGAATATGCAACCTGAGGATGCGCTGGCCGTCAGCCAGGGTGACATCGTCACCTTCACCATTGACAGCGAGCTAGGCCCTCCGGCGCATCTCTACATCCGCCTGCTGGATGATCTTGACACTGGTGGCGCTCCAACGGAGATCGAATTGCCTGCCCCGCCGCCAGCCAGCCTGGACTACCAGGTTGATCTTGAACCGGGCACTCACCGGCTGGCACTGGTGGCGGAATACCCGATCCTGGAAGGTGAAATAGGTTTTGTCTCCACCATCTTTGCGCTGGATGTGGCCGGGGCGGTAGCCGCTGCACCGACCCAAACAGCCGTCATCGAGCCAACTGAGCTGCTTACCCAGCCCCCTACTCTGGAAAAGCCAACGGCCACGCCAGAGCCATCGCCAACAGAACCGTCAGAACCAACCGCCACAACGGCGGTGGAAGTCCAACCTACCGCTACAGCGCTCCCGCCCACAGCTGAACCTGCCACGGCCACGCCGGCCCTGCTGCCCACCGCGGCCCCACAGGTCGCCGCGCCGGAGGTGGTGATCGTACGCGGGCGGACGATCCTGCAACCGTACAGCGTGAGCTTCTGCACCATCGGTCAGGACGGCGCACAGACGTGCAGCGACTTTTCAACGGCTGGCCAAGGCGCAGCGCTGGAGGTCACCAGCGGCGACACCCTCCGTATTGACTCGGCGGCGGGTGGACCGCTCAGCATGACCTTCACGCTGCTCAGCAGCGCGCGCAACCGCGAACTGGGGCGGTTGCAGGTTCCGGGCAACCCGATCGCACTCTATGATGTCATAGCGGAGCCGGACAGCTATATCTTGCGCGTGGAAACGGAATGGCCGGGAGCAACGGCCACCTATGAATTCAGGCTGGATGTGACAGGTTAGGCCCGCACCAGAGGGCCACCCTGTTTGTATGTATTGACATAGCTACCGTACCAACAGTGGAGTGACAGAATGCCAAAGATCACCTTCATTGGCGCTGGCAGCACGGTCTTTGCCAAAAATCTGATGGGCGATATCCTGAGCTTTCCGGAACTGGCCGGGTCGACCATCACCCTGCATGACATTGACCCTGACCGCCTGCACACGTCTGAGATTGTCGGGCATAAAGTGGTGGAGGCGCTCAAGGTCCCCGCGACCATTGAAGCTACCACCGATCGCCGGCGTGCGCTGGACGGCGCCGATTACGTCATCAGCATGTTCCAGGTCGCCGGTTACAAGCCCGGCACGGTGATTGACTTTGAAGTGCCCAAGAAATACGGGCTGCGCCAGACCATCGCCGACACGCTGGGCGTTGGCGGGATCATGCGCGGCCTGCGCACCATCCCAGTCTTCCTGGAAATGTGCCGGGACATGGAGGAACTATGCCCGGATGTTATCCACTTGAACTATGTCAACCCGATGGCGATCCTGTGCTGGGCGCTCAACCGCGCCACGCGGGTCAAAACGGTCGGGCTGTGCCATAGCGTCCAGGGAACCGCCGGGCAGCTCGCCCGCGACATCGGCGTGCCGATCAAAGAGATCAACTACCTCTGCGCGGGCATCAACCACATGGCGTTCTACCTGCGTTTTGAGCGCCGCCTGCCGGACGGAAGGGTTGAAAACCTCTACCCGCGCATCCGCCAGGTTATCGAGGAAGGCCGTGTTCCGGCCTGGAACCGGGTGCGTTACGAGATGTTTAAGCGGCTGGGCTACTTTGTCACCGAGTCCAGCGAGCACTTCAGTGAGTACACGCCCTGGTTCATCAAGCGCGACCGTCCCGACCTGATCGAGAAGTTCAATATCCCGCTGGACGAATACATCGCCCGCTGCGAGGCGCAGATCGCCGGCTGGGAGGGGTTACGCGCCGCGCTGGAAGATCGGAATGAACCATTGCACGTCGAACGGTCGCATGAGTATGGCTCCTATATTATCCACAGCATCGAAACCGGTCAGCCAAGCGTCATCTATGGCAACGTCATGAATGAGGGCCTGATCGACAATCTGCCGCGTGAGTGCTGTGTAGAAGTACCCTGCCTGGTCGACAAGAATGGCATACAGCCCACCCGGGTCGGACGCCTGCCCGCTCACCTGGCCGCCCTCATCCAGACCAACATCAATGTGCAGGCGCTGACCGTCGAGGCGGCCCTGACCGGCAAGCGCGAGCATATCTATCACGCGGCCATGCTTGATCCACATACCGCCGCCGAGCTTGATCTGGAGCAAATCTGGAACCTGGTCGATGACCTCATTGAGGCTCATGGCGACTGGCTACCGGCGTATCACTAGATTTGTCATGCCTACGCGCATGACTCCGACCACCACCACAGAGGACAAACTGGAC from Anaerolineae bacterium encodes the following:
- a CDS encoding alpha-glucosidase/alpha-galactosidase — protein: MPKITFIGAGSTVFAKNLMGDILSFPELAGSTITLHDIDPDRLHTSEIVGHKVVEALKVPATIEATTDRRRALDGADYVISMFQVAGYKPGTVIDFEVPKKYGLRQTIADTLGVGGIMRGLRTIPVFLEMCRDMEELCPDVIHLNYVNPMAILCWALNRATRVKTVGLCHSVQGTAGQLARDIGVPIKEINYLCAGINHMAFYLRFERRLPDGRVENLYPRIRQVIEEGRVPAWNRVRYEMFKRLGYFVTESSEHFSEYTPWFIKRDRPDLIEKFNIPLDEYIARCEAQIAGWEGLRAALEDRNEPLHVERSHEYGSYIIHSIETGQPSVIYGNVMNEGLIDNLPRECCVEVPCLVDKNGIQPTRVGRLPAHLAALIQTNINVQALTVEAALTGKREHIYHAAMLDPHTAAELDLEQIWNLVDDLIEAHGDWLPAYH
- a CDS encoding DUF84 family protein translates to MHNGIRIAIGSLNPVKRAAAQDVLAELFPGASFTAVDAPSGVSVQPWGEEETRTGALHRARAALEQTGADLAIGFEGGLIETELGLMTCAWCTVISRDGRLGVGGGSHMLLPPAVSELLATGMELGSVMDTLTGQRNTKHDLGAIGILTAGLESRQSAYAHILRLALAPFLSPAYYSREQS
- a CDS encoding AAC(3) family N-acetyltransferase, whose protein sequence is MSEAAVIARTGSRPVTVDTLVEDLAALGLQQGMVVLVHSSLSSLGWVCGGPVAVIRALETILEPAGTLVMPAHSGDLSDPALWVNPPVPREWWEMIRQSMPAFDPDLTPTRGMGVIAECFRKMPGVLRSYHPQVSFAARGRYAAMITASHSLAYGLGEGSPLARIYDLDGWVLLLGVGHGNNTSLHLAEYRASYPGKKTIVQGAPIIDNSVRRWAGIPDLDLDCGDFEQLGEAFNATGQVRQGTVGCGRALLMRQRPLVDFAVRWMEENRQPPATDQQ
- a CDS encoding fibronectin-binding domain-containing protein; its protein translation is MYFDVFTINALVDELTDRIAGGRVQKVIDLSESAVGLEVYAHHERHYLILDATPARPYALVSGEKLRRGLPHPTQLGLLLRRYVEGGIIEAISQPAWERMFTLHVDSPEGVSEVIFEGIERRANILLVQEGVILDCIRRVGAAENRVRVSLPGRDYVPPPRQTGRIQPDMVTLGDLEDCLEADPGEPAWRALTGRLLGISPLLAREIIFRAAGEPNARAGDTSARAVALALQDVLAPLLQRDWHPGCLIDQAGRVVACAPRPLTYRDSWQPAASMSEALVAYYGAPVGEEAYEEAKRPVREQLEEAIARVSHKAEAMRRSLRDQSELDALRQAGELLLAYQYTIPPGATTFAAQYDPDGPPITIALDPALSALENARQYFARYDKAKRALADVPERLAAAEQELAFLRQLETDLVLAASWPEIDEVRDALERDGYWRGPRQAHPQGGKPAPLRVETPEGLTIWVGRNARQNEQVTFGKGGPEDLWLHARGVPGAHVIIRSEGRTVPDAVIRRAAELAAYYSAARAEGRVLVDVTLRKYVRKIKGGKPGMVTYRHETAREVTPRGLENET